CGTCGGTCCCGGCGGCGGTGGCATCGAATCCGGTGTGGCCGAACCGCGGTGCCCGGCGGCCACCGAAGCGGTGGCGCGGCGGGTGGACGGAATCAGCCGGGTGGTCACCGATCTGGCGGCCGAGACACTGCCGAAGGATCGCCCGCTGTGGCGGTTGGTGCTGGTACGCGATCCGGCCGACGGCGCCATCGGAGTGGTGCTGCTGCTGCACCATGTGGTGGCCGACGGTATCGGTACGGTCCTGCAGGCGCTGCGACTGCTGCGCCCGACCATCGATCTGGCCGTGGCCGACCGCACACCACCCGGGTGGGCCACGACCGCCGTGGGTACGGTCGCCGGGCTGGCGCAGCTCGCGGCCGATGCGCGGCCCGGCGGCACCCTGCCCGGCGACTGCGTGCGGCGAGTGTTCACGGTCTGTTCGCTGGATCTGGAAACCGTTCGGGCGGTGGCGCGTTCGCATCGCGCCCGGGTCACCGATGTGCTGTTGTGTCTGACCGTCACCGCACTGCAGCGACTGCGTCCCGATCTGGGGGAACGGCTGCACGGAAGGATCCGGGTCGCGGTCCCGCTGATGGTGCGCGATCCGTCCTCGGGGGCGGAGGGCAATCTGACCGCCGCGGTGATGATCGATATCCCGCTGACCGCGATGAGCCCCCGCGACCGGCTCGCCGATATCCGCGCCCACAGCGACCGGCTGCATGCGGGAACCCGCGCGCTCGCCTCGCATTTCGTGATGGCGCAGGTACTCCGGCTGTTCCCGGAGCCCGCGGTCGGGGCGTTCGCGCGGTCGGTGTACGGCGGCCGGTTCTTCCACGCCATAGTGTCCAATATGGCCGGGCCCGAGATCGCGATGACTTTCGCGAATATGCCTATCACCCAGGTCTTTCCGATTCTTCCGGCCGCACCGGGGGTGCCCGTGGTGGCCGGTGTGCTGAGCTGGCACGGGGAGCTGGGAATCGGGCTCTCGGTGGATCCGGCGATACTCGACGCCGCCACGGTCGCGGCCGAGTTGCCCGGTGTGCTGGCCGAACTCGCCGACCCCACGTTCGTGGCCGAATAGCGCCCGGAGGCAGGATCCGGCGAGTAGTCTTCGACCAGTTGATCACGGAGCCGACCGTTACCCGAGGGAGGCCGAATCATGTTCGACCGGATCGCGTCGAAAGCGCTTGTGGCGTGTGCCCTTACCGCGCTGCTGGCCACCACCGCCGCCTGCGGGAGTGACGATTCCGGCGACAAGGCCGCATCGTCGTCGAATTCCGGCGCGCCCACGGTCACCCAGGCGGTCACCGTCAACTTCGAGAAGTTCTTCGACGGCGCCACCTCGGCGGATCAGAAGATCGCGCTGCTGGAGAACGGCGCCGCGTTCTCCGACGCCATCAGGGCCCAAGCCGATTCCCCGCTGGCCAAATCGGCGTCCGCCAAGGTCACCACGGTGGCCAGTACGAGTACCGATCACGCCGATGTGACTTTCGACGTGTTGTTCAACGGCACACCCGCGCTGTCCGGTCAGCAGGGGTCGGCGGTCTACACCGACGGCACCTGGAAGGTGACGGCTTCGACCTTCTGCGCGCTGCTCACCCTGGAGGGGGCGGCGCCGCCGGTCTGTGGCGCGCCCGCACCGGCCCCCGGCGCGAGTCCGGCGCCCGGCGCGGCACCGCCGCCCACCGTCGTTCCGACACCGACCAGCTGAGGTCTCGATGACGTCGTCGAGCCGGTGGGGTACCGGATCGCGCCGACCGCATCGCGGTAGTGCCTCCGCCGCAACGAATCCCACGGTGAATGCGCCCGGCGCGGTCGCGCCGGCGACCGGGGACGGCGCATCGGCGGGCGGAACCCGGCGACCCTATGTCGCGCTGGCGGTGGTCACCGCGGTGCTGTTCGTGACCTTCCTCGACACCACCATCGTCAGCGTCGCACTCGGCGATATCCAGTCCGATGTGCATGCCGGGGTGGTGTCGCTGCAGTGGGTGGTCAACGCCTACACGCTGGTCTTCGCGAGCCTGATGCTCACCGCCGGCACTCTCGGCGACCGGTGGGGCCGCAAACGCGTGATGGTCGGCGGGCTCGTCGTGTTCTGTATCGGCTCGGTGCTGTCGGCGCTGGCCGGTGGCGTCTCGCTGCTGATCGCGGGGCGCGCGGTGATGGGTGTCGGTGCGGCGGCCTCGGAACCGGGCACGCTGTCGGTGATCCGGCACATCTTCCCGGATCGCGGTGCCCGAGCCAAGGCGCTGGGCGCCTGGGCGGCGGTGTCGGGGCTGGCCCTGGCGTTGGGGCCGGTGATCGGCGGTGTGCTGGTCGGCGCCTTCGGCTGGCGCTCGATCTTCTGGTTCAACCTGATCGTCGGCGTGGTCGTGCTGGCGGCCGCGCTGAAATTCGTTCCGGAGAGCGCCGATCCGCAGCCGGGTCCGGTCGACTGGGCCGGATTCGTCCTGGGCGCCACCTTTCTCGGATGCGTGATCTACGCGGCCATCTCCGGTGAGCAGGTGGGCTACTCGTCCGCCTCGGTGATCACGCTGTTCGTGATCGGCGCGCTCGCGTTCGTCGCGTTCCTGTGGGTCGAGACGCGTGCGCCCAACCCGATGTTCGACTTCCACTATCTGGAGCGTCCGCTGGTACGCAGCGCGCTGGTGGTCGCCTTCGCGGTCTACTTCGGGATCTTCTCGATCTTCTTCTTCACCGCGCTGTATCTCCAAGAGGTGGTGAGCTATTCGGGCTGGCGGACCGCGGCGGTCTTCGGCCCGATGGCGGTGGCGATCATCGCCGGATCACTGATCTCCGGCTTCTGGGTGGCGCTGCGTGGATCCCGTACGCCGATGATCGCCGGCTGTGTGCTGGGTGCGGCGGGAATTCTGCTCACCCGTCACTTCCTGGGCGTCACGGTCGAATTCACGCCGCTGGCGCTGGCGCTGATGCTGGCCGGACTCGGTTTCGGTATCGCCGTGGTACCACTGACCTCGGCGGTACTGTCCGGCGTTCCGGCCGAACATTCCGGTATGGCGGCCGCGGCCACCAACACCATGCGACAGGTCGGTGCGGTCGTCGGTGTGGCCGCGCTGGGCTCGCTGGTGAACTCCTTCCTCAATTCCGATCTGCGGGATCGGTTGCGGCAGATCGGGGTTCCGGCCAACTTCCAGGCCATCGTGATCGACGCCATCGAGACCGGCAATGTCCCGGCCGGTGGTGACGCCGCGGCCTCGGCGGCTTATGGACCCATCGTGAATCGGGTCATCAACGCCACCTACGAGGCGTTCCACCGCGGACTCGAGGTGGCGCTGCTGGTGTCTGCGATCATGATCCTGCTCGCCGCCGTCGTCACCGCGGTATGGCTGCCGCGTCGCGGGGACCGTGCCGGGTACGTGCACGAGGACTGATCTCGCCGTGTCATGGGGCCGCACCGCCGCCGATCCGCCGCTCACGCGGGCAGGGTGCTGCCGTCCGCCGATTCGGCCAGCCATTCGGCCAGCGCCGGATGCATGGCCAGTGCCGGTAGCGCGCCGACCAGGGTATCGATCAGTTCGGTGCGGCCGATCGTCTCCTCGCGCAACCAGATCAGGGTGGTTTCCTCGACGAAGGCGATCCAGCCGCGGAACACCAGCCGCAGCCGGGGCAGTTCGGGATCGTCGGGGGTCAACGGTGTTTCGGTGAGGATCCGGTCGACGATGGCGTCGCGGGTGGCATCGGCCAGGGCCAGCAGTTCCGGGCTGCCGCTGGCGGGGCCGCGCAGCAGGCCCTGATAGGAGATACGGTTCTCGCTGACGTAGTCGACGTAGCGCTCGACCGCATCGTGCAGCATCCCCAGCAGGCCGAGACTGCGATCGGGCATGGTCCGGGCCAGCAACTCCTCGTTGGCGCGGCGGACGATGGCGCGCTGGAAGTCCTGTTTCGAGGCGAAGTAGTGGAACAGCAGGCCCCGGGAGATCCCCGCCTGCCGGGCGATCTCCCCGATGGAGATGTCCTCGAGCGTGCGGTCGCGCAACATGTTCACGCCGAGGGTGACCAGCTGTTCCCGGCGCTCGTCCGGGCTCAGCCGCACCCTTTTGGTTCCGGGACCGTTGTCACTCACGGATCTCATCTTACTGAACGGTAGTCAATACTGTTGACTCGCGCTCAATAAGACCGTAGGCTTTAGTACATGAGTCGTAGGGTTACAGACAACGGCCGCGGCGCTGCGTCCGAAGGCGGTGGCGAAGCTGCGCCCGCTCGTCATGTGCGCACCTTGATCGTCGGCAGCGGATTCTCCGGGCTCGGGCTGGCCATCCGGCTGAGCCAGCAGGGGCGCGACGACTATCTCGTACTCGAGCGCGGCAACGATGTCGGCGGTACCTGGCGGGACAACACCTACCCGGGTGCGGCCTGCGATGTGCCCTCACAGCTGTATTCGTATTCGTTCGCGCTCAACCCGGACTGGTCCCGGTCGTTCTCCAAGCAGCCGGAGATCCAGGCCTACATCCAGGGCGTGGCCGACCGCTACGGGGTGCGCGACAAGCACCTGTTCGATTGCGAGATGACCGGCGCGCGCTGGAACGACGAAGTGGCCCGCTGGGAGGTGCAGACCAGCCGGGGTGCCTTCACCGCCGATGTCCTGGTCTCCGCCGTCGGTGCGCTGTGTGAGCCGAATCTGCCGGATATCAAGGGCATCAGCGGTTTCGAAGGGCAGATCTTCCACTCCGCGCGCTGGGATCACGACGCCGATCTGACGGGTAAGCGGGTCGCGGTGATCGGCACCGGAGCCTCGGCCATTCAGATCGTGCCCTCGATCGCGCCGAAGGTCGCCCGCCTGGACCTCTATCAGCGCACCGCGCCCTGGCTGCTGCCGCGAATGGACCGTCAGTACACGCGGGCCGAGCGGCTGGCGTTCAAATACGTTCCGGGCGTGCAGAAGTTGTCCCGCGCGGCCATCTACGCCGCCCGGGAGACGCAGGTCGTCGGACTGGCCAAGTTCCCGCCCGCGATGCTGGCGTTCGAAGGGCTCGCCCGGCTCAAGCTGCGGCTCGAGGTGTCCGACGCGACGTTGCGCGAGAAGGTGACGCCGAACTTCCGCATCGGCTGTAAGCGCATGCTGATCTCGAACGAGTACTACCCGGCGCTGGGACGCGACAACGTCGATGTCGTCACCGACGGTATCCGCGAGGTCCGCGCGAACTCGATCGTCACCGCCGACGGCACCGAGCGCGAGGTCGACGCCATCATCGTGGCCACCGGCTTCCACGTCACCGATTCGCCGGTGTACGAGACCATCTCCGGTCGTGACGGGCGCACCCTCACCGAACTCTTCGACGAGGTCGGCCAGCAGGGCTACAAGGGCGCGGCCATCCACAACTTCCCGAATATGTTCTTCATGCTCGGGCCGAACGTGGGCCTGGGCCACACCTCGATGGTGTACATGATCGAATCGCAGATCAACTACGTCGCCGACGCCATCGCCACCGTCGACCAGCGCGGACTGCGCACAGTCGAGGTGCGAAAAGACGTGCAGGACAAGTACAACCGCGACCTGCAGGACAGCATGGCCGCCAGTGTCTGGCTCAACGGCGGCTGCGCCAGCTGGTACCTGGACAAGCACGGCAACAACACCACGCTGTGGCCCGATTTCACCTTCCGCTTCCGTAAGCTGACCGAGAAATTCGATGTCGCGGCGTACGAGACGACCCAATCGACCGACGAGGCCGCGCGGCCCGATCTGAAAGTGGTGGCAACACAGTGAGCAATGACGCTTACTTCACGGGCAAGGTTTGTGTGATCACGGGCGCCGGGTCGGGCATCGGCCGGGCACTGGCCGAGAATCTGGCCCGCCGGGGCGCGAAACTCGCGCTGTCCGATATCGATTCCGAAGGCTTGGCCGAGACGGTCCGACGCGTCGAAGCGCTGGGTGCCCAGGTCAAATCCGATCGGCTCAACGTGGCCGAGCGCGAGGCCGTCCTGCTCTACGCCGACGAGGTGAAAAAGCATTTCGGTGTCGTGCACCAGATCTACAACAACGCCGGTATCGCCTTCCACGGCGAGGTCAACGAGTCCCAGTTCAAGGACTTCGAGCGTGTCATGGATGTCGACTTCTGGGGAGTCGTCAACGGCACCAAGGCTTTCCTGCCCTACCTCATCGAATCCGGCGACGGTCACGTGATCAACGTGTCGTCGCTGTTCGGTCTGATCGCGGTGCCGAGTCAGAGTGCCTACAACGCGGCGAAGTTCGCGGTGCGCGGTTTCACCGAATCGCTGCGTCAGGAGATGCTGGGCGGTAAGAAGCCGGTCAAGGTCACCTGTGTGCATCCGGGCGGTATCAAGACCGCGGTGGCGCGCAACGCCACCTACGCCGAGGGGCTCGACGCGAATCAGCTCTCCGCCTTCTTCGACAAGAAGCTCGCCATGCACACCCCGGAGATGGCCGCGCAGACCATCACCGAGGGCGTGCGCAAGGGGCACGGCCGGGTGCTGATCGGCTGGGAGGCGAAGGCGCTGGATCTGTTCGTGCGCACCACGGGCTCCTACTATCAGCGCATCGCCAGCATCGTCAACAGCCGGTTCATGCCCTGAGCCGCGAGTGAATGACGCTGTGATGCCTGGTTTTTCGAAAGCGTTGTCCATGCCCTTGCCGATCGCACGGGCCGTCCTGCATCCGATGTTCCGGTATGCCATGCACAGCCGGCTGCCCTTCACCCTGCAGCGGGCGCTGCTCGATGCCGGTTCCGTGCTGCAGCTCCTACCGAGCGGGACCCGGGTGGACCGGATGCGACTGGGTGGACGCTCCGCCGAGCGGGTGACCGCGGCCGGTGCGACCGGCTCGGGCGCGGTGCTGTATCTGCACGGCGGTGGCTACACCATCGGATCCCCGGCCACCCATCGGTCGCTGGCGGGACATCTGGCACGCGATATCGGCTGTCCGGTCTACGTCCCGGACTACCGGCTCGCGCCGGAACACCCCTATCCGGCCGCGCTCGATGACGCCGAGGCGGCATTCCTGGAGTTGGTGTCGACCGGGTTGGCCCCCGAGCAGATCGCGATCTCCGGTGATTCGGCCGGTGGCGGCTTGTCGCTGGCGCTCGCGCAGCGGTTGCGGGATCGGCACGGTATCCGGCCCGCGGGCCTCGGCCTGATCGCGCCGTGGGCGGATCCGAACGAGCTGCCGAGTCGCGCGCGGGATCTGGTGATCAATACGCCGTGGTCGCGGATGTGCGCGGCCGCGTACCTCGGTGACGGCGATCCGCTGGATTCGGGTTACGCACCGCTGCTGGGTGTGCTGCGCGGCCTGCCGGTCATCTATGTCCAGGTCGATGCCGGGGAGTTGCTGCACGATCAGTGCGAGCGGCTGGTGGAGGCGCTGCGTGTGGCCGAGGTGCCGGTTCGGTTCTCGGTGACCCACGGCCTCTGGCATGTTTCCCAGCTGCAGGCATCGCTGGTACAGCCCGCGGCGGCCGCCGCTCGTGAGCTGGCGCAGTTCCTCGGCGAATCGCTGCAACCAGCGCAAATTCGATCCATAGGATAGAAGTCGGTCGGACCGGTTCCGCCCGCCGCATCCGCGTCGACACGTCGACCGGGCGGCCGGGCGGAGCCTGCTGTTGTGGCTGGCGTAAATTACTGGCGAGTAGACCACGTGGAAGGGCACCGATGCGAGAGTTCGAAGTCCCGGCTACCTACACCATCCCCGAAGACGCCAATATGTCCGATGGCGCCTTCCGGCACGCCGAGCGCACGCCCGGCCTGGTGGTGTTCAACAGGCCGGACGGCAAGGGCGGTTGGACTGATGTCACCGCCGCGGAGTTCGCGAAGCACGTCACCGCGGTGGCCAAGGGACTGATCGCCTCCGGGATCGAACTCGGTGACCGGGTCGCCATCCTGGCCTCGACCCGCTACGAGTGGGTGGTGCTGGACTTCGCGATCTGGGCCGCCGGCGGCTGCACGGTAGCGATCTTCGACAGTTCCTCCGCCGAGCAGGCGCGCTGGATCCTGTCCGATTCGGGCACCAAGCTGATCGTGGTCGAGAACGCCCGGCACCGCGCCACCATCGCCGAGATCGAGGACGGCCTGCCGGAACTGGGTGAGCCGCTGGTGATCGACGCCGGCGCCATCGACACCCTGGTCACCCGGGGCGCCGAACTCGCCGACGAGGCCGTGCACGAACGGCGCAAGCAGGTCAAGGCCGCTTCCCCGGCATCGCTGATCTACACCTCCGGCACCACGGGACGGCCCAAGGGCGTCATGCTCTCCCATGCCAACCTCTACGCCGAGTCCGCCGCCGACCGCGCCGCGATGCCGCAGTTCCTCAAGCCGGGCCATCGCTCGCTGCTGTTCCTGCCGCTGGCGCACGTATTCGCCCGCGCGGTGGCGCTGGCCGCTTTCGACGCCGGCGTCACCGTGGCCCACACCGCCGACTGGTCGACGCTGGTCGAGCAGTTCGGCGAATACAAGCCGGACTTCATCCTCTCGGTGCCGCGCGTGTTCGAAAAGGTCTTCAACGGCGCCAAGCAGAAGGCACACGACGGCGGCAAGGGCAAGATCTTCGATCTGGCCGCGGAAACCGCCGTGGAGTACAGCCAGGCGCTCGACAACGGCGGCCCGGGGCTGGTGCTCAAGCTCAAGCACACCCTGTTCGACAAGCTGGTCTACGGCAAGTTGCGCGAGGCGATGGGCGGGCGCTGCAAGTCCGCGGTATCCGGCGGCGGCCCGCTGGGCGCGCGGCTCGGGCACTTCTTCCGCGGTGTCGGCGTCACCATCTACGAGGGTTACGGCCTGACCGAGAGCACCGCCGCGGTGTCGGTGAACACCCCCGACCATCTGAAGGTCGGTTCGGTGGGCCGCCCGCTCGGCGGTCACGCCGCCAAGGTGGCCGACGACGGTGAACTGCTGCTGCGTGGCCCGGTCGTCTTCGCCGGCTACTGGAACAACCCCACCGCCACCGAGGACGCCTTCGCCGACGGCTGGTTCAAGACCGGCGACCTCGGCGCGATCGACGATCAGGGCTTCGTCACGATCACCGGTCGTAAGAAGGAAATCATCGTCACCGCAGGCGGTAAGAACGTCTCCCCGGGAATGCTCGAGGACTCACTGCGCTCACATCCGCTGATCAGCCAGGTGATGGTGGTCGGCGACGGCAAGCCGTTCGTGGGCGCGCTGATCACCCTCGATCCGGAGGCGCTGCCGGGCTGGCAGACTCGCAACAACGTGCCCGCCGACACCCCGATCGAGAAGCTGATCGAACTGCCGGAACTGAACGCCGAGATCGACAAGGCGGTCAAGGACACCAACAAGCTGGTCTCCCACGCCGAGGCGATCAAGAAGATCCGCATCCTGCCGGTCGACTGGACCGAGGACAGCGGTGAACTCACCCCGAAGATGTCGCTCAAGCGCAATGTGGTGATGAAGAACTACGCGAGCGAGGTCGAGGCGATCTACAGCTGATCGTCGCGTCGCTTCCGGCCCGCCTTCTTCGCGAAGGCGGGCCATCGGCGTTCTCGGGCATGCGACGATATCGGCTGCACGCGATGATTTCCGCCGGTTGCCGTCGTCTCATCTGCAGGGCCGCGGCCACCGGTCACCGGCCCGTATCCACTGCGGAGGAGGCAACCGTGAAATCAGCTACCACCTACCTGATGTTCGAAGGCGATGCCGAGGAGGCGTTCGGCTTCTACCAGTCCGTTCTCGGTGGCGAACTGCAGATGGTTCGCTACGGCGAAATGGGTGACGGCGGTGGGGGCGATCTGCCCCCCGAGGTCGCGAAGCGCATCGCCAATGCCGCGCTGACCTGGCGTGCGGATCAGATGATCATGGGCTCGGACTGTCCGCCCGACCAGCGGGTCAACCACGCCGACCCGGCCTTCAGCGTATGCCTGGACGTCGACGATCAGGCCGAGGCCGAGCGGATTTTCACCGGGCTGTCGGCCGGCGGTCAGGTATCGATGCCGCTGGGCAAGACCGAATGGGCCGAACTGTTCGGCATGGTCACCGACAAATACTCGGTGCCGTGGATGATCAACCTGTACGGCGGCGAATAGGGTTTCTCGCAGGTTTCGAGTACCCGCCGCATGGCTCGGGACATGCGGCGGGCGGTGGTGTGTTCAGTAGGGGGCGGGTTTGTTCGACCGAGCCCACGTCTTTTCGGCTTCGGATCCCGCGTCCGGCGGGAACAATCCGGCGATCATCCACAGATCCCGCGGGGATTCGTAGGTGTGGAATTCCCAATGTAGTCCGCGATCGCGGGTGTAGGGCTCCATGATCGCGTTCAGCCGCAGCGTCGATCGCCTACGCATATCCGGATCGTCGAGATGCCGGGCCAGATGTTCGACCACGATCCGCACGGTGTCGCGCGCCGGCTCACCGCCCACGAAATACGACGATTCCTCGAGTTCCCGGAACAGTACGACGACATAGAACTCGGGCAGTCCGAAGCTGGTGTAGAGCGCGGTGATATCCCGGGCGAAATCTTGTTTATCCTTGTCGGAGTAGGTATTCGCCGGATGGTAGATATGCCAGAGAGGCATCGGTTCGTCCTTTCGCCGTCGCTGATCTATCGGGGGATGGTGAGTGCCAGCCCGTCGACGGGACCCGACAGCGCGGCCTTCACCCGTCGGGTTATCTCGTCGACGAGCACCTCGTGGTCGCCGCGCTCCAGGCCGTCGAATACGGCTTCGGCGACGCGAGCCGGGGAGATCTTGTCGACGGTCAGCCGTTCGACCATCTCGGTATCGGCGAATCCCAGATGTACGCCGACCACCTGGGTGTGCTGTGCGGCGAGTTCCAGCCGCAGTGAATTGGTCAGTGACCACAGCGCCGCTTTGGACGCGCCGTAGGCCGCCGCCCCCGCACCCCACGACAGCACCGAATGAATATCGATCAGCGCACCGCCGCCGCGGGCCGCCAGCGTCGGCGCGAAGGCCTGAGCGATCCGCAGCGGCCCGAAGACGTTGGTGTCGAATGTGGTTCGGACGTCGGCCATCTCGGTGGTCAGCAGCGGCGCCGGCAGCAGGACGCCGGCATTGTTGACCACGATGTCGACATCGGTCGCCCGTTGCGCCGCGGCCGCCACCGATTCCGGATCGGTGACATCCAGGGCGAGTACCTCGATCCGCGAATCGGGGTCCGGATGCGGAGTTCGCGCGGCGGCGTAGACCTTCGCCGCGCCGCGCCGGAGTAGTTCGTCCACGAACGCCTTGCCCAGTCCGCGACGGCCACCGGTGACGATTGCGACCGCGCCTTCGATGTCGACCATGTACTTCCCTTCGGATTT
The genomic region above belongs to Nocardia spumae and contains:
- a CDS encoding MFS transporter; its protein translation is MNAPGAVAPATGDGASAGGTRRPYVALAVVTAVLFVTFLDTTIVSVALGDIQSDVHAGVVSLQWVVNAYTLVFASLMLTAGTLGDRWGRKRVMVGGLVVFCIGSVLSALAGGVSLLIAGRAVMGVGAAASEPGTLSVIRHIFPDRGARAKALGAWAAVSGLALALGPVIGGVLVGAFGWRSIFWFNLIVGVVVLAAALKFVPESADPQPGPVDWAGFVLGATFLGCVIYAAISGEQVGYSSASVITLFVIGALAFVAFLWVETRAPNPMFDFHYLERPLVRSALVVAFAVYFGIFSIFFFTALYLQEVVSYSGWRTAAVFGPMAVAIIAGSLISGFWVALRGSRTPMIAGCVLGAAGILLTRHFLGVTVEFTPLALALMLAGLGFGIAVVPLTSAVLSGVPAEHSGMAAAATNTMRQVGAVVGVAALGSLVNSFLNSDLRDRLRQIGVPANFQAIVIDAIETGNVPAGGDAAASAAYGPIVNRVINATYEAFHRGLEVALLVSAIMILLAAVVTAVWLPRRGDRAGYVHED
- a CDS encoding TetR/AcrR family transcriptional regulator; translation: MRSVSDNGPGTKRVRLSPDERREQLVTLGVNMLRDRTLEDISIGEIARQAGISRGLLFHYFASKQDFQRAIVRRANEELLARTMPDRSLGLLGMLHDAVERYVDYVSENRISYQGLLRGPASGSPELLALADATRDAIVDRILTETPLTPDDPELPRLRLVFRGWIAFVEETTLIWLREETIGRTELIDTLVGALPALAMHPALAEWLAESADGSTLPA
- a CDS encoding flavin-containing monooxygenase, which gives rise to MSRRVTDNGRGAASEGGGEAAPARHVRTLIVGSGFSGLGLAIRLSQQGRDDYLVLERGNDVGGTWRDNTYPGAACDVPSQLYSYSFALNPDWSRSFSKQPEIQAYIQGVADRYGVRDKHLFDCEMTGARWNDEVARWEVQTSRGAFTADVLVSAVGALCEPNLPDIKGISGFEGQIFHSARWDHDADLTGKRVAVIGTGASAIQIVPSIAPKVARLDLYQRTAPWLLPRMDRQYTRAERLAFKYVPGVQKLSRAAIYAARETQVVGLAKFPPAMLAFEGLARLKLRLEVSDATLREKVTPNFRIGCKRMLISNEYYPALGRDNVDVVTDGIREVRANSIVTADGTEREVDAIIVATGFHVTDSPVYETISGRDGRTLTELFDEVGQQGYKGAAIHNFPNMFFMLGPNVGLGHTSMVYMIESQINYVADAIATVDQRGLRTVEVRKDVQDKYNRDLQDSMAASVWLNGGCASWYLDKHGNNTTLWPDFTFRFRKLTEKFDVAAYETTQSTDEAARPDLKVVATQ
- a CDS encoding SDR family NAD(P)-dependent oxidoreductase, producing the protein MSNDAYFTGKVCVITGAGSGIGRALAENLARRGAKLALSDIDSEGLAETVRRVEALGAQVKSDRLNVAEREAVLLYADEVKKHFGVVHQIYNNAGIAFHGEVNESQFKDFERVMDVDFWGVVNGTKAFLPYLIESGDGHVINVSSLFGLIAVPSQSAYNAAKFAVRGFTESLRQEMLGGKKPVKVTCVHPGGIKTAVARNATYAEGLDANQLSAFFDKKLAMHTPEMAAQTITEGVRKGHGRVLIGWEAKALDLFVRTTGSYYQRIASIVNSRFMP
- a CDS encoding alpha/beta hydrolase translates to MPLPIARAVLHPMFRYAMHSRLPFTLQRALLDAGSVLQLLPSGTRVDRMRLGGRSAERVTAAGATGSGAVLYLHGGGYTIGSPATHRSLAGHLARDIGCPVYVPDYRLAPEHPYPAALDDAEAAFLELVSTGLAPEQIAISGDSAGGGLSLALAQRLRDRHGIRPAGLGLIAPWADPNELPSRARDLVINTPWSRMCAAAYLGDGDPLDSGYAPLLGVLRGLPVIYVQVDAGELLHDQCERLVEALRVAEVPVRFSVTHGLWHVSQLQASLVQPAAAAARELAQFLGESLQPAQIRSIG
- a CDS encoding AMP-dependent synthetase/ligase, translated to MREFEVPATYTIPEDANMSDGAFRHAERTPGLVVFNRPDGKGGWTDVTAAEFAKHVTAVAKGLIASGIELGDRVAILASTRYEWVVLDFAIWAAGGCTVAIFDSSSAEQARWILSDSGTKLIVVENARHRATIAEIEDGLPELGEPLVIDAGAIDTLVTRGAELADEAVHERRKQVKAASPASLIYTSGTTGRPKGVMLSHANLYAESAADRAAMPQFLKPGHRSLLFLPLAHVFARAVALAAFDAGVTVAHTADWSTLVEQFGEYKPDFILSVPRVFEKVFNGAKQKAHDGGKGKIFDLAAETAVEYSQALDNGGPGLVLKLKHTLFDKLVYGKLREAMGGRCKSAVSGGGPLGARLGHFFRGVGVTIYEGYGLTESTAAVSVNTPDHLKVGSVGRPLGGHAAKVADDGELLLRGPVVFAGYWNNPTATEDAFADGWFKTGDLGAIDDQGFVTITGRKKEIIVTAGGKNVSPGMLEDSLRSHPLISQVMVVGDGKPFVGALITLDPEALPGWQTRNNVPADTPIEKLIELPELNAEIDKAVKDTNKLVSHAEAIKKIRILPVDWTEDSGELTPKMSLKRNVVMKNYASEVEAIYS
- a CDS encoding VOC family protein codes for the protein MKSATTYLMFEGDAEEAFGFYQSVLGGELQMVRYGEMGDGGGGDLPPEVAKRIANAALTWRADQMIMGSDCPPDQRVNHADPAFSVCLDVDDQAEAERIFTGLSAGGQVSMPLGKTEWAELFGMVTDKYSVPWMINLYGGE
- a CDS encoding tautomerase family protein, producing MPLWHIYHPANTYSDKDKQDFARDITALYTSFGLPEFYVVVLFRELEESSYFVGGEPARDTVRIVVEHLARHLDDPDMRRRSTLRLNAIMEPYTRDRGLHWEFHTYESPRDLWMIAGLFPPDAGSEAEKTWARSNKPAPY
- a CDS encoding SDR family oxidoreductase; the protein is MVDIEGAVAIVTGGRRGLGKAFVDELLRRGAAKVYAAARTPHPDPDSRIEVLALDVTDPESVAAAAQRATDVDIVVNNAGVLLPAPLLTTEMADVRTTFDTNVFGPLRIAQAFAPTLAARGGGALIDIHSVLSWGAGAAAYGASKAALWSLTNSLRLELAAQHTQVVGVHLGFADTEMVERLTVDKISPARVAEAVFDGLERGDHEVLVDEITRRVKAALSGPVDGLALTIPR